One window of Rhizobium leguminosarum genomic DNA carries:
- a CDS encoding GFA family protein — protein MTERHTGGCLCGAVRFSIAAKPGPVVGCHCSQCRRQTGFYYAAVNVPRAALSVEDTEAVRWYRSSEQAQRGFCSTCGSALFWQGDQSLEISVLAGSFDEPSGLAFGHHIYCADKGDFYEISDGLPQFAVNPG, from the coding sequence CCGAACGGCATACAGGCGGCTGTCTTTGCGGCGCCGTGCGATTTTCAATTGCGGCGAAGCCCGGACCAGTTGTCGGCTGTCATTGCTCGCAATGCCGCCGGCAGACGGGGTTTTACTATGCGGCCGTCAACGTGCCGCGGGCGGCTCTTTCGGTGGAAGACACGGAAGCGGTCCGCTGGTACCGGTCGAGCGAACAAGCGCAGCGCGGTTTCTGCTCGACTTGCGGTTCCGCGCTGTTCTGGCAGGGCGACCAATCGCTGGAGATTTCGGTTTTGGCCGGGTCCTTCGACGAGCCGAGCGGCCTGGCCTTCGGCCATCACATTTATTGCGCCGACAAGGGCGATTTCTACGAGATATCGGATGGCCTGCCGCAATTTGCGGTGAACCCCGGCTAA